One genomic segment of Coffea arabica cultivar ET-39 chromosome 6e, Coffea Arabica ET-39 HiFi, whole genome shotgun sequence includes these proteins:
- the LOC113697069 gene encoding pentatricopeptide repeat-containing protein At4g30700-like: protein MICRAIAAAAAPQRDRNFFLSLLKCATNLSQLNQTHAQVILNGLSKDLIAITKLTHKLFDVKAISQAKLLFTSLSNQIPPDKFLYNVLIRGFSQNKSPLDSLSVYAHLREKTTLRPDNFTYAFVVSAVSSPGLEKVGILLHGHVIVSGFSSDPFVGSALVDLYMGFSEVRCAYKVFEGIPKRDTVLWNTLASGLVRNCFFYEAVCTFRDMVVEGTEFDSTTLAVVLTATAELQELRTGMMIQALALKVRCHFHDYVLTGLVSFYSKCGDVSTSRLLFGLLKKPDLIAYNAMISGFTGNNETESAVRLFKKLLVLGEKVNSSTIVGLIPVSIPFGHLELAQTIHGFCVKSNMVFNSSVSTALLTIYTRLNEMDCARRLFDESPDRSLASWNAMISGYAQNGLTEMAIALFQEMQMLDIHPNPVTITSILSACAQLGAPSLGKWVHDLIKKENFESNIYVSTALVDMYAKSGSIEEARRLFNAMTEKNDVTWNAMISGYGLHGHGHQAISLFHEMLDSGVTPTGISFLSVLYACSHAGLVEEGKKIFESMVHDHGFTPSAEHYACMVDLLGRAGKLRYALEFINQMPIHPGPAEWGALLGACMIHKDSNLARFASDKLFALDPESIGYYVLLSNLHSVDRNYPQAESVRQVIKKRNLAKTPGCTLIEVNGHPYVFKSSDRSHPQTAAIYAMLEKLMGKMIEAGFQTDTVIALHDVEDEEKELMVKVHSEKLAIAFGLITSQPGAEIRIIKNLRVCLDCHNFTKFVSKITERLIVVRDANRFHHFNDGLCSCGDYW, encoded by the coding sequence ATGATCTGCCGAGCCATTGCAGCGGCAGCCGCACCTCAACGCGACCGAAACTTCTTCTTAAGCCTACTCAAATGCGCCACAAATCTCTCTCAGCTCAACCAAACCCACGCCCAGGTGATTCTCAACGGCCTGAGCAAAGACCTCATTGCCATCACTAAGCTAACCCACAAACTCTTCGACGTCAAAGCCATATCCCAGGCCAAGCTTCTCTTCACCTCACTCTCCAACCAAATCCCGCCTGATAAGTTTCTCTACAATGTGCTTATCAGAGGCTTCTCCCAGAACAAATCCCCGCTTGATTCTCTGTCTGTTTATGCTCATCTTCGCGAAAAAACCACCCTTAGACCGGATAATTTTACGTATGCTTTCGTTGTTTCGGCTGTTTCTTCACCCGGGCTCGAAAAAGTTGGGATTTTGCTTCATGGGCACGTGATAGTTTCTGGGTTTAGCTCGGACCCCTTTGTGGGTTCTGCTTTGGTGGATTTGTATATGGGCTTCTCGGAAGTTAGATGCGCGTATAAGGTGTTTGAAGGAATTCCTAAGAGGGATACTGTCCTTTGGAACACTCTGGCTTCTGGGTTGGTGAGGAATTGCTTTTTTTATGAGGCGGTTTGTACTTTTCGCGATATGGTTGTGGAGGGGACTGAGTTTGATTCAACTACATTGGCTGTGGTCCTTACAGCTACTGCTGAGTTGCAGGAGTTGAGAACTGGAATGATGATTCAGGCTCTGGCACTGAAGGTTAGGTGTCATTTTCATGATTATGTTCTTACGGGATTAGTTTCGTTTTACTCAAAGTGTGGAGATGTTTCAACTTCTAGATTGTTGTTTGGACTCTTAAAGAAGCCAGATTTGATAGCATATAATGCCATGATTTCTGGGTTTACAGGTAATAACGAGACTGAATCTGCCGTAAGGCTTTTCAAAAAACTGCTCGTTTTGGGTGAAAAGGTTAATTCGAGTACCATTGTTGGATTGATTCCTGTGTCTATTCCATTTGGTCATTTGGAGCTTGCGCAGACAATCCATGGGTTCTGTGTAAAGTCTAATATGGTTTTTAATTCTTCTGTTTCAACTGCACTGCTAACTATTTATACGAGGCTCAATGAGATGGACTGCGCACGACGACTTTTTGATGAGTCCCCTGATAGAAGTTTGGCATCCTGGAATGCAATGATCTCTGGTTATGCACAGAATGGATTAACGGAAATGGCTATAGCTCTTTTCCAAGAAATGCAGATGCTTGACATTCATCCCAATCCAGTTACAATCACCAGCATTCTTTCAGCATGTGCTCAACTGGGAGCTCCAAGTCTGGGAAAATGGGTCCATGATCTGATAAAGAAGGAGAATTTTGAGTCTAACATCTATGTTTCAACTGCTCTGGTTGATATGTACGCAAAGTCTGGAAGCATTGAAGAGGCTCGGAGGTTGTTCAATGCCATGACTGAGAAGAATGATGTGACCTGGAATGCAATGATTTCTGGATATGGACTTCATGGTCATGGGCATCAAGCAATATCACTATTTCATGAGATGTTAGATTCTGGAGTCACACCAACAGGAATTAGTTTCCTTTCAGTTTTGTATGCCTGCAGTCATGCCGGCTTGGTAGAAGAAGGCAAAAAAATTTTCGAATCTATGGTCCATGATCATGGTTTTACGCCCTCAGCTGAGCATTATGCCTGTATGGTTGACCTCCTTGGCCGAGCTGGAAAATTACGGTATGCTTTAGAATTTATAAATCAGATGCCTATTCATCCAGGTCCTGCTGAGTGGGGTGCACTATTAGGTGCTTGCATGATTCACAAGGACAGTAACCTTGCTCGCTTTGCTTCTGATAAGTTGTTTGCATTGGATCCTGAAAGCATAGGATACTATGTCTTACTCTCGAATCTGCACTCAGTTGACCGTAATTATCCTCAAGCTGAATCGGTGAGGCAAGTGATTAAGAAAAGGAATCTTGCAAAGACCCCTGGCTGTACTTTGATTGAGGTGAATGGGCATCCATATGTTTTTAAGTCTAGTGACCGGTCTCATCCACAGACAGCTGCAATTTATGCCATGCTGGAAAAGTTAATGGGAAAGATGATAGAAGCAGGATTTCAGACGGACACTGTTATAGCTTTGCATGATGTAGAGGATGAAGAGAAGGAACTGATGGTGAAGGTCCACAGTGAGAAGTTGGCTATTGCTTTTGGACTCATAACATCTCAACCAGGAGCAGAGATCAGGATTATCAAGAACCTCAGGGTCTGTTTAGACTgccacaatttcacaaaatttgtaTCGAAAATCACTGAAAGACTCATTGTTGTTAGGGATGCTAACCGATTTCATCATTTTAATGATGGTCTGTGTTCATGTGGTGATTATTGGTAA
- the LOC113696396 gene encoding cellulose synthase A catalytic subunit 7 [UDP-forming] has translation MEASAGLVAGSHNRNELVVIHGHEEPKPLKDLTGQVCEICGDEIGLTVDGDLFVACNECGFPVCRPCYEYERREGTQLCPQCKTRYKRLKGCPRVEGDDDEEDIDDIEHEFNIDDERNKNTKIAEAMLHGKMSYGRGPEDEEAAQYPPVIAGFRSRPVSGEIPISTHANGEQMFGSSLHKRVHPYPASEPGSARWDDKKEGGWKERMEDWKMQQGNIGPEADDAADADMAMVDESRQPLSRKVPIASSLVNPYRMVIVARLVVLAIFLRYRILNPVHDALGLWLTSIVCEIWFAFSWILDQFPKWFPIDRETYLDRLSLRYEREGEPNMLAPIDVFVSTVDPMKEPPLVTANTVLSILSMDYPVEKISCYVSDDGASMCTFESLSETAEFARKWVPFCKKFSIEPRAPEMYFSLKIDYLKDKVQPTFVKERRAMKREYEEFKVRINAMVAKAMKVPPEGWIMQDGTPWPGNNTKDHPGMIQVFLGHSGGPDVEGNELPRLVYVSREKRPGFQHHKKAGAENALVRVSGVLTNAPFMLNLDCDHYVNNSKAVREAMCFLMDPQLGKKVCYVQFPQRFDGIDRHDRYANRNTVFFDINMKGLDGIQGPVYVGTGCVFRRQALYGYEPPKRSKRPKMVSCDCCPCFGRRKKLPQYTKHGVNGDSAVQGFDDDKEILMSQMNFEKKFGQSAIFVTSTLMIEGGVPPSSSPAALLKEAIHVISCGYEDKTEWGTELGWIYGSITEDILTGFKMHCRGWRSVYCMPKLAAFKGSAPINLSDRLNQVLRWALGSVEIFFSRHSPAWYGYKGGNLKWLERFAYVNTTVYPFTSLPLLAYCTLPAICLLTGKFIMPEISTFASLFFIALFLSIFTTGILELRWSGVSIEEWWRNEQFWVIGGISAHLFAVIQGLLKVLAGIDTNFTVTSKASDDDDFGELYAFKWTTLLIPPTTILVINLVGVVAGISDAINNGYQSWGPLFGKLFFAFWVIVHLYPFLKGLMGKQNRTPTIVIIWSVLLASIFSLLWVRIDPFILKTKGPDVKQCGINC, from the exons GCCCTCAGTGCAAAACAAGATACAAACGACTCAAAG GGTGTCCAAGGGTGGAGGGCGATGATGATGAGGAAGATATCGATGACATTGAACATGAATTTAACATTGATGATGAACGAAacaaaaatactaaaattgCTGAAGCAATGCTACATGGAAAGATGAGTTATGGACGAGGACCAGAAGACGAAGAAGCTGCCCAATACCCTCCTGTCATTGCTGGTTTCCGCTCTCGGCCT GTGAGTGGTGAAATTCCTATATCGACTCATGCTAACGGAGAGCAGATGTTCGGCTCCTCCCTACACAAACGTGTGCACCCATATCCAGCTTCTGAGCCTG GAAGTGCAAGATGGGATGACAAGAAAGAGGGaggttggaaagaaagaatggaaGATTGGAAGATGCAGCAAGGAAATATAGGGCCAGAAGCTGATGATGCTGCAGACGCTGACATGGCTAT GGTAGATGAATCGAGACAGCCACTGTCAAGGAAAGTACCAATCGCATCAAGCTTGGTAAATCCTTACCGGATGGTGATTGTGGCTAGGCTCGTGGTTCTGGCAATCTTCCTCCGATATAGAATCCTGAACCCTGTGCATGATGCACTTGGCCTCTGGCTCACTTCAATTGTATGTGAGATCTGGTTTGCGTTCTCATGGATTCTCGATCAGTTTCCCAAGTGGTTTCCAATCGATCGGGAGACTTACCTGGATCGCCTTTCTCTCAG GTACGAGAGGGAAGGTGAACCTAATATGCTTGCCCCCATTGATGTCTTTGTCAGTACCGTGGATCCAATGAAGGAACCTCCTCTTGTTACCGCTAATACAGTTCTCTCAATTTTATCAATGGACTATCCCGTTGAGAAAATCTCATGCTATGTATCTGATGATGGAGCTTCAATGTGTACCTTTGAATCACTATCAGAAACTGCAGAATTTGCTCGAAAATGGGTTCCCTTCTGCAAGAAATTCTCTATAGAGCCTCGAGCACCTGAGATGTACTTCTCGCTGAAGATTGATTATCTGAAGGATAAAGTGCAGCCGACCTTTGTGAAGGAGCGAAGAGCCATGAAG AGAGAGTATGAAGAATTTAAGGTTAGAATCAATGCTATGGTGGCTAAGGCTATGAAAGTTCCTCCAGAGGGGTGGATCATGCAAGATGGAACACCATGGCCAGGAAACAATACTAAGGATCATCCTGGTATGATTCAAGTCTTTCTAGGTCATAGCGGCGGCCCCGACGTTGAAGGAAATGAACTTCCTCGGCTTGTTTATGTTTCCCGTGAGAAAAGGCCTGGTTTCCAGCATCACAAAAAAGCTGGTGCCGAGAACGCCCTG GTCCGTGTCTCTGGTGTTCTTACAAATGCTCCATTCATGCTGAACCTGGATTGTGACCACTACGTAAACAACAGCAAGGCTGTCAGGGAAGCAATGTGCTTCTTGATGGATCCACAACTTGGAAAGAAGGTTTGCTATGTGCAATTCCCACAGAGATTTGATGGAATAGATAGACATGACAGATATGCCAACAGAAACACGGTCTTTTTTGAT ATTAACATGAAAGGGCTTGATGGAATCCAAGGTCCTGTCTATGTTGGCACAGGATGTGTCTTCCGAAGGCAGGCTTTATATGGCTATGAACCACCAAAGCGTTCTAAGCGCCCAAAAATGGTGAGCTGTGACTGTTGCCCCTGTTTTGGGCGGCGTAAGAAGCTTCCCCAATACACTAAACATGGCGTCAATGGAGACAGTGCAGTTCAAG GATTTGATGACGATAAAGAGATACTGATGTCTCAAATGAATTTCGAAAAGAAGTTCGGACAGTCAGCAATTTTTGTGACTTCAACTTTAATGATTGAAGGTGGCGTTCCACCTTCATCCAGCCCAGCTGCGCTGCTCAAAGAAGCTATCCATGTGATCAGCTGCGGCTACGAAGACAAAACAGAATGGGGTACTGAG TTGGGTTGGATTTATGGCTCTATCACAGAAGATATCCTAACAGGGTTCAAGATGCATTGTCGTGGTTGGAGGTCAGTTTACTGTATGCCAAAACTAGCTGCATTTAAGGGCTCTGCTCCGATCAACCTATCAGATCGTCTCAACCAGGTGCTTCGGTGGGCTCTTGGTTCTGTTGAGATCTTTTTCAGTCGACATAGCCCTGCCTGGTACGGCTATAAAGGAGGAAACCTAAAGTGGCTTGAGCGATTTGCATATGTTAACACAACTGTCTACCCCTTCACCTCTTTACCTCTGCTTGCTTACTGCACTCTCCCCGCAATCTGCTTACTGACAGGAAAGTTCATAATGCCAGAG ATAAGCACCTTTGCAAGTCTATTCTTCATTGCGCTCTTCCTCTCAATTTTCACTACTGGCATCCTTGAGCTAAGGTGGAGTGGAGTTAGCATTGAGGAGTGGTGGAGAAATGAGCAATTTTGGGTTATTGGTGGTATCTCTGCTCACCTGTTTGCTGTCATACAAGGTCTTCTAAAGGTTTTGGCTGGGATTGACACCAACTTCACTGTCACATCTAAGGCATCAGATGACGATGACTTTGGTGAGTTATATGCCTTCAAATGGACTACCCTGCTCATCCCACCAACCACTATTTTAGTAATCAACCTAGTTGGTGTTGTTGCTGGGATCTCCGATGCCATAAACAATGGATATCAATCATGGGGTCCTTTATTTGGAAAGCTCTTCTTTGCCTTCTGGGTGATTGTCCATCTCTATCCATTCCTTAAAGGTCTCATGGGTAAGCAGAATAGGACGCCCACAATTGTCATCATCTGGTCGGTACTTTTGGCTTCTATATTTTCCTTGCTCTGGGTCCGAATTGACCCGTTTATACTGAAAACCAAGGGTCCTGACGTAAAACAATGTGGCATCAATTGCTGA